A region of Raphanus sativus cultivar WK10039 unplaced genomic scaffold, ASM80110v3 Scaffold0832, whole genome shotgun sequence DNA encodes the following proteins:
- the LOC130503144 gene encoding amino acid transporter AVT3C-like: protein GLNSIKTLTHLAPLSIFADVVDLAAMAVVIVEDSMIILKQRPDVVAFGGMSLFFYGMGVAVYSFEGVGMVLPLESEMKDKDKFGKVLALGMGFISFIYIAFGFLGYLAFGEDTMDIITANLGAGLISSIVQLGLCINLFFTFPLMMNPVFEIVERRFSGGMYSAWLRWLLVLAVTLVALFVPNFTDFLSLVGSSTCCILGFVLPALFHLLVFKEEMGWKQWSLDMAIVGLGVVLAVSGTWSSLSEIFSVKV, encoded by the coding sequence GGTCTCAACTCCATCAAGACCCTCACTCACTTGGCCCCTCTCAGCATCTTCGCCGACGTTGTTGATCTTGCCGCTATGGCCGTCGTCATTGTTGAGGATTCCATGATTATACTCAAGCAAAGGCCTGACGTTGTTGCCTTCGGTGGTATGTCCCTCTTCTTCTATGGGATGGGCGTGGCCGTTTATTCTTTCGAAGGTGTTGGAATGGTATTGCCTCTTGAATCGGAGATGAAAGACAAGGACAAGTTTGGCAAAGTCTTGGCACTCGGCATGGGATTCATCTCTTTCATATACATAGCCTTTGGTTTCTTAGGTTACTTGGCTTTTGGTGAGGACACAATGGACATCATCACCGCTAACTTGGGGGCAGGACTTATCAGTTCTATTGTTCAGCTGGGACTCTGCATCAACCTCTTCTTCACCTTCCCCTTGATGATGAATCCGGTGTTTGAGATAGTAGAGAGGCGGTTCTCGGGTGGGATGTACTCTGCGTGGCTGAGATGGCTGCTAGTATTGGCAGTGACTCTGGTGGCTCTCTTTGTGCCAAACTTTACAGATTTTTTGTCATTGGTGGGGAGCAGCACTTGCTGCATCTTAGGGTTTGTGTTACCTGCTTTGTTTCATTTGCTGGTGTTCAAGGAAGAGATGGGGTGGAAGCAATGGAGCCTGGACATGGCAATAGTGGGACTGGGAGTGGTTCTTGCTGTGTCGGGAACTTGGAGTTCCCTGAGTGAGATCTTCTCGGTCAAAGTGTAA
- the LOC130494462 gene encoding probable galacturonosyltransferase 3 isoform X2 — protein MMMMSRCFLWLVLLNHVGGAILESQAPHRELQAYRDCPGCTTTTTTSASSVSALHYDPDLKDVNIVATYSDHHGNIRLGSVKMGHLSSSWLFDNPLRPNTNPSSQDSFQNDSTRMEENAATYSTTNQSGETDNHFPHMEFTSPAKLKRQSLRQERRAQRTLDLIQHDKESDHQMQEAAIHKSITFENSVVGKYSIWRRDYESPNADAILKLMRDQIIMAKAYSHIAKSKNATNLYLFLMQQSRENQRVLGKATSDADLPSRALEQAKAMGHALSLAKDELYDCHELAKKFRAMLQSTERNVDGLKKKGTFLIQLAAKTFPKPLHCLSLQLAADYFLLGFNEEEDGVKKDAKFEDPSLYHYAIFSDNVLATSVVVNSTVLNAKEPEKHVFHIVTDKLNFAAMKMWFRVNAPTDATIQVENINDFKWLNSSYCSVLRQLESARLKEYYFKANHPSSISAGADNLKYRNPKYLSMLNHLRFYLPEVYPKLDKILFLDDDIVVQKDLAPLWEVDMQGKVNGAVETCKESFHRFDKYLNFSNPKISENFDAGACGWAFGMNMFDLREWRKRNITGIYHYWQDMNEDRTLWKLGSLPPGLITFYNLTYAMERSWHVLGLGYDPALNQTAIENAAVVHYNGNYKPWLGLAFAKYKPYWSKYVEYDNPYLRLCNINE, from the exons atgatgatgatgtcgaGATGCTTCTTATGGCTG GTATTGCTAAATCATGTGGGTGGAGCCATTTTAGAGTCACAAGCACC CCACCGAGAACTTCAAGCTTACCGAGATTGTCCTGGAtgtactactactactactactagtgCTTCCTCTGTTTCTGCACTTCACTACGATCCAGATCTCAAA GATGTGAACATAGTTGCCACCTACAGTGACCATCACGGTAACATACGCCTTGGTAGTGTCAAAATGGGACATCTTTCATCTTCTTGGCTTTTCGACAATCCTCTTCGCCCCAACACCAATCCTTCTTCTCAG GATTCATTTCAAAATGATTCTACTAGAATGGAAGAGAATGCTGCAACTTATTCTACAACTAATCAGTCTGGTGAAACCGATAACCATTTTCCACACATGGAGTTTACAAGCCCTGCTAAACTCAAGCGTCAG AGTTTACGTCAGGAAAGGAGAGCTCAACGGACTCTCGACCTGATCCAACATGATAAGGAATCTGATCACCAGATGCAAGAAGCTGCCATTCACAAGTCTATCACCTTTGAAAACTCTGTCGTTGGCAAATACAGTATTTGGAGGAGAGACTATGAGAGCCCCAACGCTGATGCTATCTTGAAGCTTATGAGAGACCAAATCATTATGGCTAAAGCATATTCCCATATCGCCAAATCCAAAAACGCTACCAATCTCTACCTTTTCTTGATGCAGCAGAGTAGAGAAAATCAACGTGTTCTGGGTAAAGCAACATCTGATGCTGACCTTCCTTCCAG AGCGCTTGAACAAGCAAAAGCCATGGGCCATGCTCTCTCTCTGGCAAAAGACGAGTTATATGACTGCCATGAACTTGCTAAGAAGTTTCGGGCCATGCTTCAATCCACTGAACGCAATGTAGATGGACTGAAGAAAAAGGGCACCTTCTTAATTCAGCTGGCCGCCAAGACATTTCCCAAGCCATTGCATTGCCTCAGTCTCCAGCTTGCGGCTGACTATTTTCTTCTCGGTTTCAATGAAGAGGAGGATGGAGTCAAAAAGGATGCCAAGTTTGAAGATCCTTCTCTCTATCACTATGCCATCTTTTCAGATAACGTCCTCGCAACATCAGTCGTAGTCAACTCCACTGTCCTGAATGCAAAGGAACCGGAGAAGCATGTGTTCCATATAGTAACAGACAAATTGAACTTTGCTGCAATGAAGATGTGGTTTCGCGTCAATGCTCCTACTGATGCCACGATTCAAGTTGAGAACATCAATGATTTTAAGTGGCTCAACTCCTCTTACTGCTCTGTTCTACGGCAGCTTGAATCCGCAAGGCTCAAAGAATACTATTTCAAAGCAAATCATCCTTCCTCTATCTCTGCTGGCGCAGACAATCTCAAGTATCGAAACCCAAAGTATCTATCGATGCTGAATCATCTGAGATTCTACCTTCCTGAGGTGTATCCGAAGCTGGACAAGATCCTGTTTCTTGACGATGACATTGTGGTGCAAAAGGACCTGGCACCTCTATGGGAAGTAGACATGCAAGGAAAAGTGAATGGAGCTGTAGAGACGTGCAAGGAGAGCTTCCACAGATTTGACAAGTACCTCAACTTCTCTAATCCAAAGATCTCAGAGAATTTCGATGCGGGGGCTTGCGGTTGGGCATTTGGCATGAATATGTTCGACCTGAGAGAGTGGAGGAAAAGGAACATCACAGGGATATATCATTACTGGCAAGACATG AATGAGGATAGAACGCTGTGGAAGCTGGGTTCGTTGCCACCGGGGTTAATCACATTCTACAACCTGACATATGCAATGGAGCGGAGCTGGCACGTGCTGGGGCTAGGCTATGACCCAGCGCTCAACCAGACAGCTATAGAGAATGCAGCAGTTGTGCATTACAATGGGAACTACAAGCCATGGCTGGGTTTGGCGTTTGCCAAGTACAAACCTTACTGGTCTAAGTACGTCGAGTACGATAACCCTTACCTCCGTCTATGCAACataaatgaatga
- the LOC130494462 gene encoding probable galacturonosyltransferase 3 isoform X1, with product MMMMSRCFLWLVLLNHVGGAILESQAPHRELQAYRDCPGCTTTTTTSASSVSALHYDPDLKDVNIVATYSDHHGNIRLGSVKMGHLSSSWLFDNPLRPNTNPSSQLVIPQDSFQNDSTRMEENAATYSTTNQSGETDNHFPHMEFTSPAKLKRQSLRQERRAQRTLDLIQHDKESDHQMQEAAIHKSITFENSVVGKYSIWRRDYESPNADAILKLMRDQIIMAKAYSHIAKSKNATNLYLFLMQQSRENQRVLGKATSDADLPSRALEQAKAMGHALSLAKDELYDCHELAKKFRAMLQSTERNVDGLKKKGTFLIQLAAKTFPKPLHCLSLQLAADYFLLGFNEEEDGVKKDAKFEDPSLYHYAIFSDNVLATSVVVNSTVLNAKEPEKHVFHIVTDKLNFAAMKMWFRVNAPTDATIQVENINDFKWLNSSYCSVLRQLESARLKEYYFKANHPSSISAGADNLKYRNPKYLSMLNHLRFYLPEVYPKLDKILFLDDDIVVQKDLAPLWEVDMQGKVNGAVETCKESFHRFDKYLNFSNPKISENFDAGACGWAFGMNMFDLREWRKRNITGIYHYWQDMNEDRTLWKLGSLPPGLITFYNLTYAMERSWHVLGLGYDPALNQTAIENAAVVHYNGNYKPWLGLAFAKYKPYWSKYVEYDNPYLRLCNINE from the exons atgatgatgatgtcgaGATGCTTCTTATGGCTG GTATTGCTAAATCATGTGGGTGGAGCCATTTTAGAGTCACAAGCACC CCACCGAGAACTTCAAGCTTACCGAGATTGTCCTGGAtgtactactactactactactagtgCTTCCTCTGTTTCTGCACTTCACTACGATCCAGATCTCAAA GATGTGAACATAGTTGCCACCTACAGTGACCATCACGGTAACATACGCCTTGGTAGTGTCAAAATGGGACATCTTTCATCTTCTTGGCTTTTCGACAATCCTCTTCGCCCCAACACCAATCCTTCTTCTCAG CTAGTGATACCGCAGGATTCATTTCAAAATGATTCTACTAGAATGGAAGAGAATGCTGCAACTTATTCTACAACTAATCAGTCTGGTGAAACCGATAACCATTTTCCACACATGGAGTTTACAAGCCCTGCTAAACTCAAGCGTCAG AGTTTACGTCAGGAAAGGAGAGCTCAACGGACTCTCGACCTGATCCAACATGATAAGGAATCTGATCACCAGATGCAAGAAGCTGCCATTCACAAGTCTATCACCTTTGAAAACTCTGTCGTTGGCAAATACAGTATTTGGAGGAGAGACTATGAGAGCCCCAACGCTGATGCTATCTTGAAGCTTATGAGAGACCAAATCATTATGGCTAAAGCATATTCCCATATCGCCAAATCCAAAAACGCTACCAATCTCTACCTTTTCTTGATGCAGCAGAGTAGAGAAAATCAACGTGTTCTGGGTAAAGCAACATCTGATGCTGACCTTCCTTCCAG AGCGCTTGAACAAGCAAAAGCCATGGGCCATGCTCTCTCTCTGGCAAAAGACGAGTTATATGACTGCCATGAACTTGCTAAGAAGTTTCGGGCCATGCTTCAATCCACTGAACGCAATGTAGATGGACTGAAGAAAAAGGGCACCTTCTTAATTCAGCTGGCCGCCAAGACATTTCCCAAGCCATTGCATTGCCTCAGTCTCCAGCTTGCGGCTGACTATTTTCTTCTCGGTTTCAATGAAGAGGAGGATGGAGTCAAAAAGGATGCCAAGTTTGAAGATCCTTCTCTCTATCACTATGCCATCTTTTCAGATAACGTCCTCGCAACATCAGTCGTAGTCAACTCCACTGTCCTGAATGCAAAGGAACCGGAGAAGCATGTGTTCCATATAGTAACAGACAAATTGAACTTTGCTGCAATGAAGATGTGGTTTCGCGTCAATGCTCCTACTGATGCCACGATTCAAGTTGAGAACATCAATGATTTTAAGTGGCTCAACTCCTCTTACTGCTCTGTTCTACGGCAGCTTGAATCCGCAAGGCTCAAAGAATACTATTTCAAAGCAAATCATCCTTCCTCTATCTCTGCTGGCGCAGACAATCTCAAGTATCGAAACCCAAAGTATCTATCGATGCTGAATCATCTGAGATTCTACCTTCCTGAGGTGTATCCGAAGCTGGACAAGATCCTGTTTCTTGACGATGACATTGTGGTGCAAAAGGACCTGGCACCTCTATGGGAAGTAGACATGCAAGGAAAAGTGAATGGAGCTGTAGAGACGTGCAAGGAGAGCTTCCACAGATTTGACAAGTACCTCAACTTCTCTAATCCAAAGATCTCAGAGAATTTCGATGCGGGGGCTTGCGGTTGGGCATTTGGCATGAATATGTTCGACCTGAGAGAGTGGAGGAAAAGGAACATCACAGGGATATATCATTACTGGCAAGACATG AATGAGGATAGAACGCTGTGGAAGCTGGGTTCGTTGCCACCGGGGTTAATCACATTCTACAACCTGACATATGCAATGGAGCGGAGCTGGCACGTGCTGGGGCTAGGCTATGACCCAGCGCTCAACCAGACAGCTATAGAGAATGCAGCAGTTGTGCATTACAATGGGAACTACAAGCCATGGCTGGGTTTGGCGTTTGCCAAGTACAAACCTTACTGGTCTAAGTACGTCGAGTACGATAACCCTTACCTCCGTCTATGCAACataaatgaatga
- the LOC130494462 gene encoding probable galacturonosyltransferase 3 isoform X3 produces MEENAATYSTTNQSGETDNHFPHMEFTSPAKLKRQSLRQERRAQRTLDLIQHDKESDHQMQEAAIHKSITFENSVVGKYSIWRRDYESPNADAILKLMRDQIIMAKAYSHIAKSKNATNLYLFLMQQSRENQRVLGKATSDADLPSRALEQAKAMGHALSLAKDELYDCHELAKKFRAMLQSTERNVDGLKKKGTFLIQLAAKTFPKPLHCLSLQLAADYFLLGFNEEEDGVKKDAKFEDPSLYHYAIFSDNVLATSVVVNSTVLNAKEPEKHVFHIVTDKLNFAAMKMWFRVNAPTDATIQVENINDFKWLNSSYCSVLRQLESARLKEYYFKANHPSSISAGADNLKYRNPKYLSMLNHLRFYLPEVYPKLDKILFLDDDIVVQKDLAPLWEVDMQGKVNGAVETCKESFHRFDKYLNFSNPKISENFDAGACGWAFGMNMFDLREWRKRNITGIYHYWQDMNEDRTLWKLGSLPPGLITFYNLTYAMERSWHVLGLGYDPALNQTAIENAAVVHYNGNYKPWLGLAFAKYKPYWSKYVEYDNPYLRLCNINE; encoded by the exons ATGGAAGAGAATGCTGCAACTTATTCTACAACTAATCAGTCTGGTGAAACCGATAACCATTTTCCACACATGGAGTTTACAAGCCCTGCTAAACTCAAGCGTCAG AGTTTACGTCAGGAAAGGAGAGCTCAACGGACTCTCGACCTGATCCAACATGATAAGGAATCTGATCACCAGATGCAAGAAGCTGCCATTCACAAGTCTATCACCTTTGAAAACTCTGTCGTTGGCAAATACAGTATTTGGAGGAGAGACTATGAGAGCCCCAACGCTGATGCTATCTTGAAGCTTATGAGAGACCAAATCATTATGGCTAAAGCATATTCCCATATCGCCAAATCCAAAAACGCTACCAATCTCTACCTTTTCTTGATGCAGCAGAGTAGAGAAAATCAACGTGTTCTGGGTAAAGCAACATCTGATGCTGACCTTCCTTCCAG AGCGCTTGAACAAGCAAAAGCCATGGGCCATGCTCTCTCTCTGGCAAAAGACGAGTTATATGACTGCCATGAACTTGCTAAGAAGTTTCGGGCCATGCTTCAATCCACTGAACGCAATGTAGATGGACTGAAGAAAAAGGGCACCTTCTTAATTCAGCTGGCCGCCAAGACATTTCCCAAGCCATTGCATTGCCTCAGTCTCCAGCTTGCGGCTGACTATTTTCTTCTCGGTTTCAATGAAGAGGAGGATGGAGTCAAAAAGGATGCCAAGTTTGAAGATCCTTCTCTCTATCACTATGCCATCTTTTCAGATAACGTCCTCGCAACATCAGTCGTAGTCAACTCCACTGTCCTGAATGCAAAGGAACCGGAGAAGCATGTGTTCCATATAGTAACAGACAAATTGAACTTTGCTGCAATGAAGATGTGGTTTCGCGTCAATGCTCCTACTGATGCCACGATTCAAGTTGAGAACATCAATGATTTTAAGTGGCTCAACTCCTCTTACTGCTCTGTTCTACGGCAGCTTGAATCCGCAAGGCTCAAAGAATACTATTTCAAAGCAAATCATCCTTCCTCTATCTCTGCTGGCGCAGACAATCTCAAGTATCGAAACCCAAAGTATCTATCGATGCTGAATCATCTGAGATTCTACCTTCCTGAGGTGTATCCGAAGCTGGACAAGATCCTGTTTCTTGACGATGACATTGTGGTGCAAAAGGACCTGGCACCTCTATGGGAAGTAGACATGCAAGGAAAAGTGAATGGAGCTGTAGAGACGTGCAAGGAGAGCTTCCACAGATTTGACAAGTACCTCAACTTCTCTAATCCAAAGATCTCAGAGAATTTCGATGCGGGGGCTTGCGGTTGGGCATTTGGCATGAATATGTTCGACCTGAGAGAGTGGAGGAAAAGGAACATCACAGGGATATATCATTACTGGCAAGACATG AATGAGGATAGAACGCTGTGGAAGCTGGGTTCGTTGCCACCGGGGTTAATCACATTCTACAACCTGACATATGCAATGGAGCGGAGCTGGCACGTGCTGGGGCTAGGCTATGACCCAGCGCTCAACCAGACAGCTATAGAGAATGCAGCAGTTGTGCATTACAATGGGAACTACAAGCCATGGCTGGGTTTGGCGTTTGCCAAGTACAAACCTTACTGGTCTAAGTACGTCGAGTACGATAACCCTTACCTCCGTCTATGCAACataaatgaatga
- the LOC108849892 gene encoding protein NLP3-like, whose amino-acid sequence MLMQMEEIINSGMVDFPENFMDQQLLWEEEVSVWSSLGLKERVTCAMGQLQEVMGGEKELLVQPWVPVERERRRVVSTEKQPFSLNLFSQSQSLALYRDISADYSFAAEVGSDELVGLPGPVFLNRIPEWTPDVRLFRNEEYQVRASFALPLCHALQAFDLRSSETSIVPTSLKPHTDDLHREVASILKGICISYGLPLAITWGHQQGSCLSAIVSACYASDQKSRSFLSACSEHHLLAKEGIAGTAFATKKQYFAKDVAILSYSYPLSHYAKMFDLHAALAIPLLTRCSRRTVQFVLEFFFPRDSLINQRLILDSLASQLILRFQRSPNLMVDDQLAEEFTDTHTALTIEESPCMSHKGKGKHVSVSWSGEVREPSLSFSLGSRKRKTRGEKDITLDILKQHFAGSLKDAAKNIGVCPTTLKRICRQHGIARWPSRKIKKVGHSLRKLKVVMDSVQGVQGSHHLASFYSSFPQLQSSSSLPLPLLDPTKSVHNKSPHPSSSSSSGSSTCCSSEEKQLVGGCFHKPSQLQLSSLRKDEQRAERVTSSLPPLPSAKEDGIKVNAMFGESKMRMSLKHHWGIGDLRREIAKRFGMDVTSNFRLKYMDDDDEWVLLTGDADLEECIQIYKSSLYKETAVRISVSSLL is encoded by the exons ATGCTCATGCAAATGGAAGAAATTATCAACTCAGGCATGGTGGATTTCCCTGAAAACTTTATGGACCAACAACTCTTGTGGGAGGAGGAGGTATCAGTATGGTCATCATTAGGGTTGAAGGAGAGAGTTACTTGCGCCATGGGGCAGCTGCAAGAGGTGATGGGAGGAGAGAAGGAGTTGCTGGTTCAGCCGTGGGTTCCtgtggagagagagaggagaagagtgGTAAGCACGGAAAAACAGCCTTTTTCGCTAAACCTCTTCTCCCAGAGCCAGAGCTTGGCCCTCTACCGAGACATCTCAGCAGACTACAGCTTTGCAGCAGAGGTTGGGTCTGACGAGCTGGTGGGACTCCCAGGGCCTGTGTTCCTGAATAGGATTCCTGAGTGGACCCCAGATGTTCGCTTATTCAGGAATGAGGAGTACCAGGTTCGAGCTTCTTTCGCTCTTCCACTCTGCCATGCTCTTCAG GCCTTTGATCTCCGGAGTTCAGAAACCTCCATCGTCCCAACCTCTCTCAAG CCCCACACCGACGACCTTCACCGAGAGGTGGCCTCGATTCTCAAAGGCATCTGCATCTCATATGGACTACCCCTAGCTATTACGTGGGGACACCAACAAGGCTCGTGCCTTTCAGCTATAGTCTCTGCTTGTTACGCCTCTGACCAGAAGAGCCGCAGCTTCCTGTCCGCCTGCTCAGAGCACCATCTTCTTGCCAAGGAAGGAATCGCTGGAACTGCCTTTGCCACCAAGAAACAGTATTTCGCAAAAGATGTGGCCATCCTCAGCTACAGCTACCCACTCTCCCACTACGCCAAGATGTTCGACCTCCACGCTGCTCTTGCCATCCCTCTCCTGACCAGATGCAGCCGCCGCACCGTCCAATTTGTTCTCGAGTTCTTCTTCCCCAGAGACAGTCTTATTAATCAGAGGCTGATCCTTGATTCCCTAGCCTCCCAACTCATACTACGCTTCCAGAGATCACCTAATCTGATGGTAGACGACCAGCTCGCAGAAGAATTCACGGACACACACACGGCCCTGACAATAGAGGAGTCACCGTGCATGTCCCACAAGGGTAAGGGAAAACATGTGTCTGTCTCTTGGAGTGGGGAAGTGAGGGAACcttctttgtctttttctttggGAAGCAGAAAGCGGAAAACAAGGGGTGAAAAGGATATCACTTTGGATATTCTCAAACAACACTTTGCTGGCAGCCTCAAGGACGCTGCTAAAAACATTGGTG TATGTCCGACGACCTTGAAGAGGATCTGCAGACAACACGGAATCGCAAGGTGGCCATCGAGGAAGATAAAGAAAGTGGGACATTCTCTACGGAAACTGAAGGTGGTGATGGACTCTGTTCAAGGAGTTCAAGGCTCTCACCATCTTGCCTCCTTCTACTCAAGCTTCCCTCAACttcagtcttcttcttctttgccttTGCCTTTGCTTGATCCTACCAAAAGTGTCCACAACAAGTCACCGCACCCTtcctcatcttcatcatcaggCTCAAGCACATGTTGCTCCTCCGAAGAGAAACAACTAGTGGGTGGCTGCTTCCACAAACCGTCTCAACTTCAACTTAGCAGCCTGAGGAAGGATGAGCAGAGGGCAGAACGTGTGACGTCATCCCTACCCCCATTGCCATCCGCAAAGGAGGATGGAATAAAAGTGAATGCTATGTTTGGTGAATCCAAGATGAGAATGAGCCTGAAACACCACTGGGGAATTGGAGACCTCAGAAGAGAGATCGCAAAGCGGTTTGGGATGGATGTGACAAGTAACTTCAGGCTCAAGTATATGGACGATGATGATGAATGGGTTCTGTTGACTGGCGACGCTGATCTTGAGGAGTGCATTCAAATCTACAAGTCCTCTCTTTATAAAGAGACCGCCGTCAGAATATCTGTCTCTTCCttgctttga
- the LOC108848508 gene encoding protein LAZ1: MVWVGVEGLVMEISSATTRLLSYSAPAWASLMAGAFLILTLSLSMYLVFDHLSTYKNPEEQMFLIGVILMVPFYSIESFASLVNPSISVDCGILRDCYESFAMYCFGRYLVACLGGEDRTIEFMQRQGRKSFKTPLLLDHHNDDKGSIKHPFPMNLFLKPWRLSHWFYQVVKFGIVQYMIIKSLTALTALILEAFGVYCEGEFKWSCGYPYLAVVLNFSQSWALYCLVQFYGATKDELSHINPLAKFLTFKSIVFMTWWQGVAIALLSSLGLFKSSIAHSLQLKTSVQDFIICIEMGIASVVHLYVFPAKPYGLLGDRFTGSVSVLGDYASVDCPIDPDEIRDSERRTKVRLPHPNVDIRSGMTIKESMRDVFVGGGEYIVKDVRFTVTQAVEPMEKSITKFNEKLHKISQNIKKHDKDKRRVKDDSCMSSSSSRRVIRGIDDPLLNGSFSDSGVTRTKKHRRKSGYTSAESGGESSSDQAYSGFEVRGRRWITKD, translated from the exons ATGGTATGGGTGGGAGTTGAAGGCTTGGTGATGGAGATATCATCAGCAACAACAAGGCTCCTTTCTTACTCGGCTCCCGCTTGGGCAAGCTTGATGGCTGGTGCTTTTTTGATCCTCACCCTCTCCCTTTCCATGTATCTTGTCTTCGATCACCTCTCTACTTACAAGAACCCTGAG gagCAAATGTTTTTGATCGGAGTCATCCTCATGGTCCCTTTCTATTCTATTGAGTCT TTTGCATCACTTGTGAACCCATCCATCAGCGTTGATTGTGGCATTCTACGTGACTGCTATGAATCCTTTGCCATGTACTGTTTTGGTCGCTACCTTGTTGCCTGCTTAG GTGGGGAAGATAGGACCATTGAGTTTATGCAACGACAAGGCCGCAAGAGCTTTAAGACTCCCCTCTTACTAGATCATCACAATGATGATAAGGGAAGTATTAAACATCCTTTTCCTATGAATCTTTTCTTAAAACCCTGGAGGCTCAGTCACTGGTTCTATCAAGTTGTTAAGTTTGGTATTGTTCAATAT ATGATTATAAAGTCTCTCACTGCTCTCACTGCCCTCATTCTTGAAGCCTTCGGTGTGTACTGTGAAGGAGAGTTTAAATGGAGTTGTGG GTACCCTTACTTGGCAGTTGTTCTAAATTTTAGTCAGTCATGGGCATTATACTGTCTGGTTCAGTTCTATGGTGCAACAAAAGATGAGCTTTCCCACATAAATCCACTTGCCAAGTTTCTAACCTTCAAGTCCATCGTGTTTATGACTTGGTGGCAAGGTGTTGCCATTGCTCTTCTCTCTTCCCTCGGTTTGTTCAAAAGTTCCATTGCACATAGCTTGCAGCTCAAGACTAGTGTTCAAGATTTCATCATTTGCATTGAG ATGGGTATTGCTTCGGTTGTTCACCTGTATGTATTCCCAGCAAAACCTTACGGTCTACTGGGAGATCGCTTTACTGGATCTGTTTCAGTTCTCGGGGACTATGCATCCGTGGACTGCCCTATTGATCCCGATGAGATTAGGGACAGTGAGAGACGAACAAAAGTCCGTCTTCCACATCCTAACGTTGATATCAGAAGTGGTATGACCATCAAAGAAAGCATGAGAGATGTTTTCGTTGGTGGTGGTGAATAC ATTGTTAAAGACGTGAGGTTCACAGTGACTCAAGCAGTCGAGCCTATGGAGAAGAGCATCACAAAGTTTAATGAGAAACTGCACAAGATCTCTCAGAACATAAAGAAACACGACAAGGACAAGAGAAGAGTTAAGGATGACTCTTGCATGTCATCATCATCTAGTCGGCGAGTGATTCGCGGGATCGATGATCCGCTTTTAAATGGGAGTTTTAGTGACAGCGGAGTTACTAGGACCAAAAAGCACCGCCGCAAATCAGGTTACACCAGCGCCGAAAGCGGGGGAGAGAGCAGTAGTGATCAAGCTTATAGTGGATTTGAAGTCAGGGGCCGTAGATGGATCACAAAAGATTAA
- the LOC130503143 gene encoding expansin-like A2, translating to MGSCFLFFVVLLLSSSVDACDRCLQRSKAAYFSSASALSSGACSYGSMATSFFAGHIAAAVPSIYKDGAGCGACFQVRCNNPSLCSTRGTTVMVTDLNMSNQTDLILSSRAFRAMAKPVIGADRDLLRQGVVDIQYQRVPCDYGNKKMMNVRVEESSKKPNYLAIKLLYQGGQTEVVAIDIAQVGSSHWSYMTRSHGAVWVTDKVPTGPLQFRFVVTAGFDGKMLWSQRVLPANWEAGKIYDAGVQITDIAQEGCDPCDDHIWN from the exons ATGGGAAGCTGCTTTCTCTTCTTCGTCGTTTTACTATTATCGTCTTCCGTTGACGCCTGCGACCGATGTCTCCAACGCTCTAAGGCTGCTTATTTCTCCTCTGCCTCTGCTCTCTCCT CGGGAGCTTGCTCCTATGGTTCTATGGCTACGAGTTTCTTCGCCGGTCACATAGCCGCTGCCGTGCCTTCAATATACAAAGACGGCGCCGGCTGCGGAGCTTGCTTCCAGGTCAGATGCAACAACCCTTCTCTTTGCAGCACCAGAGGAACCACGGTGATGGTCACCGACCTGAACATGAGCAACCAAACAGATCTTATCCTCAGCAGCAGAGCCTTCAGGGCCATGGCTAAGCCGGTTATTGGCGCCGACAGAGATCTTCTTAGACAAGGCGTTGTGGACATTCAATACCAGAG aGTCCCTTGCGACTACGGaaacaagaagatgatgaatgtgagagttgaaGAATCAAGCAAGAAGCCAAACTACTTGGCGATAAAGCTCTTGTACCAAGGAGGCCAAACCGAAGTCGTAGCCATCGACATTGCTCAGGTTGGTTCTTCCCATTGGAGTTACATGACCAGAAGCCACGGAGCCGTCTGGGTCACTGACAAAGTACCAACCGGACCTCTTCAGTTCAGATTCGTGGTGACTGCTGGCTTCGACGGCAAAATGCTCTGGTCCCAGCGAGTTCTTCCGGCCAACTGGGAAGCTGGCAAGATCTACGACGCCGGCGTTCAGATCACCGACATTGCTCAGGAAGGTTGTGATCCATGCGACGATCACATCTggaactga